CCTTTTCGGGAATGCCTATCCCGATCGGTTTTTCAACGTAGGAATCGCCGAAGCCAATATGGCCGGCATCGCCGCCGGGTTTGCTTTGAGCGGTTATCTTCCCTTTGTCTCCTCCTTTGCAGGCTTTCTGATCAACAAGAGTTTTGATCAGATGCGCGTCTCCATTGCCTACCCGGGTCTGAACGTAAAGTTTGCCGGTTCCCACGGAGGTATTTCCATCGGCGAGGATGGCCCCTCGCAGATGGCGATTGAAGATCTTGCCCTCACTCTTTCCCTGCCGGGATTCACCGTAGTGGTTCCCGCCGACGAGCATGCGGCCCGAAAACTGGTACGCCAGGTTGCGGAAGATCCCCACCCCGCCTACATTCGACTGTGCAGGCCCCCGGCACCCGTTTTGTACGATCCGGGCACACCGATTACCCTGGGAAAGGCCCACGTGGTTCGGGAGGGTAGCGATGTTTCCATCTTCGCGATCGGCCTGCTGGTGGCCGAAGCCCTGGATGCCGCGGAAGAACTCCAGAAGGAAGGAATCTCTGCCGAGGTGATCGACCTTCATACCCTGCGTCCCCTGGACCGTGACGGGATTCTCCGGTCGGTAAAGAAAACCGGACGGGTGGTAACCGCCGAGGAACATCTCCTGACCGCGGGGCTCTCCTCCGAAGTCGGGCGGATTCTTGGCGAGCATTATCCGGTTCCCGTCCGAAATGTCGGTCTTCAAAACACCTATGCCCAATCCGGGGCTC
The Thermoanaerobaculia bacterium genome window above contains:
- a CDS encoding transketolase C-terminal domain-containing protein; its protein translation is MTKRTMGKATRVAYGETLVELGRTHPGIIAMDADLSKSTQSALFGNAYPDRFFNVGIAEANMAGIAAGFALSGYLPFVSSFAGFLINKSFDQMRVSIAYPGLNVKFAGSHGGISIGEDGPSQMAIEDLALTLSLPGFTVVVPADEHAARKLVRQVAEDPHPAYIRLCRPPAPVLYDPGTPITLGKAHVVREGSDVSIFAIGLLVAEALDAAEELQKEGISAEVIDLHTLRPLDRDGILRSVKKTGRVVTAEEHLLTAGLSSEVGRILGEHYPVPVRNVGLQNTYAQSGAPMQLLEHYGLTCPAILEAARSLF